In one Prosthecobacter fusiformis genomic region, the following are encoded:
- the murD gene encoding UDP-N-acetylmuramoyl-L-alanine--D-glutamate ligase, whose protein sequence is MSKFAGKHFAILGAGRSGLGAARLARLHGAEVTVMDEGAPEKIKSALDKQHAEGFRTLSGQAAKDLVVNPGDYDLVILSPGLDAGWPFPKKFTDAGVPLTGEMEFAFNLTDMELVGITGTNGKSTCTELIAHLFNACGKKSVPCGNHGMSLSEVVSSGVPYDVLSLEISSFQLETIQNYRAKASLWLNFAPDHLDRYPGMEEYYAAKARIFENVTGQDVAIVRAGETVDTGKAKKMTFSAYGAEADWTYQGGRIHAHPDGVVFDVKSTLRGRHNMENVMAAMMACQVHGLSLKDMRAALNGYEAPAHRCELVRVLNGREFINDSKATNLHALEACIGAMERPIVLIVGGKEKGLDYTPLRASLNGQVRAMVCIGEIAGALKATFQDLLPCQTAVDMADAVQQAAQISKPGDSIILSPGTSSFDMYTGYAQRGEAFRSAVQSLN, encoded by the coding sequence ATGTCAAAATTCGCCGGAAAACACTTCGCCATCCTGGGGGCAGGACGCAGCGGCCTTGGGGCTGCACGTCTGGCCCGCCTCCACGGTGCAGAAGTGACGGTGATGGATGAGGGTGCGCCGGAAAAAATCAAATCGGCTTTGGACAAGCAGCATGCCGAGGGATTTCGCACTCTCAGTGGTCAGGCCGCGAAGGATCTGGTGGTGAATCCGGGGGATTACGACCTGGTGATTTTGAGCCCTGGACTGGATGCAGGGTGGCCGTTTCCGAAAAAATTCACCGATGCAGGCGTGCCGCTGACGGGAGAGATGGAGTTCGCCTTTAACCTGACAGACATGGAACTTGTGGGAATCACAGGGACCAATGGCAAGAGCACCTGCACGGAACTGATCGCGCATTTGTTCAATGCCTGCGGGAAAAAATCCGTGCCCTGCGGCAATCATGGCATGTCTTTGAGTGAAGTGGTGTCCAGCGGCGTTCCCTATGATGTGCTGTCCCTGGAGATCAGCAGTTTTCAACTGGAGACGATCCAGAACTACCGGGCCAAAGCGAGCCTGTGGCTGAACTTTGCCCCGGATCATCTGGACCGTTATCCGGGCATGGAAGAATACTATGCGGCCAAGGCGCGTATTTTTGAAAACGTGACGGGCCAGGATGTGGCCATCGTGCGGGCCGGTGAAACGGTGGACACGGGGAAGGCGAAGAAGATGACTTTTTCCGCCTATGGTGCGGAGGCTGACTGGACCTATCAAGGGGGGCGCATCCATGCGCATCCGGATGGGGTGGTCTTCGATGTGAAATCCACGCTGCGTGGACGGCACAACATGGAGAACGTGATGGCGGCGATGATGGCCTGCCAGGTGCATGGACTGTCCCTGAAGGACATGCGTGCTGCCCTGAACGGCTATGAAGCGCCAGCTCACCGCTGTGAGCTGGTGAGGGTGCTCAACGGGCGCGAATTTATCAATGACTCCAAAGCCACCAACCTGCATGCGCTGGAAGCCTGCATCGGGGCGATGGAGCGGCCCATCGTGCTGATCGTGGGCGGCAAGGAAAAGGGCCTGGATTATACGCCGCTGCGTGCCTCCCTCAACGGACAGGTGCGTGCGATGGTGTGCATCGGTGAAATCGCCGGTGCCCTGAAGGCGACCTTCCAAGATCTGCTGCCCTGCCAGACGGCGGTGGACATGGCGGATGCGGTGCAGCAGGCCGCGCAGATTTCCAAGCCGGGGGACAGCATCATCCTGAGTCCTGGTACTTCCTCCTTCGACATGTACACGGGCTATGCCCAGCGCGGCGAAGCCTTTCGCAGCGCCGTCCAATCTCTCAACTGA
- a CDS encoding LysM peptidoglycan-binding domain-containing protein, with protein MSKKKKDKLLLNLLEGERYKHRVAMVTDEGAFNQHEPNSNMARMFVVMLLIHVVVIGGIIIYDFMNGEEAPVTTLSENYLEQPVSVLPASAVNMDLDKNEPQEEYATYDWKSGDSIRSVAQKLKVSEEVLIKLNKVDQGRQLNTNDIILYPKQPVLKAVGISVAGTNGELAKPVQPEASIQAAEVPINLALPGETGFSFSATIEDELTPAPAVTASKVQHSPPPAVSKEASGMPVRVELPVSRAKVEEAPPVPAPAPVAKKEVEKPVIKAIPYIPPAAKPPVVEKPAVKKVVDAPPPAKKEPVKASAATHVVQSGDTLYRIATRHGISVAALQAANKNAKAESLKIGMKLNIPRK; from the coding sequence ATGAGCAAAAAGAAGAAAGACAAACTCCTGCTCAACCTCCTGGAGGGGGAGAGGTACAAGCATCGTGTGGCCATGGTCACCGATGAAGGTGCCTTCAACCAACATGAGCCGAACTCCAACATGGCGCGCATGTTTGTGGTGATGCTGCTGATCCATGTGGTGGTCATCGGCGGTATCATCATTTATGATTTCATGAATGGTGAGGAAGCTCCTGTGACCACACTTTCAGAGAACTATCTGGAGCAACCTGTCTCGGTCTTGCCTGCCAGTGCCGTGAACATGGACCTGGACAAAAATGAGCCACAGGAAGAATACGCCACCTATGATTGGAAGTCTGGGGACTCGATCCGCAGTGTGGCGCAGAAGCTGAAGGTTTCTGAAGAAGTGCTGATCAAACTGAACAAGGTGGACCAGGGGCGCCAGCTGAATACAAACGACATCATTTTGTATCCAAAACAGCCGGTGCTGAAAGCCGTGGGCATCAGCGTGGCGGGGACCAATGGAGAGCTGGCCAAACCGGTGCAGCCGGAAGCCTCCATCCAGGCTGCGGAGGTGCCGATCAACCTGGCCCTGCCAGGAGAAACCGGCTTTAGCTTCAGTGCCACCATCGAGGACGAGCTGACTCCAGCCCCTGCCGTGACAGCTAGTAAAGTCCAGCACAGTCCACCGCCAGCGGTGAGCAAGGAAGCCTCCGGTATGCCTGTGCGGGTGGAACTGCCTGTCAGCCGGGCGAAGGTGGAGGAAGCTCCCCCGGTGCCTGCGCCAGCACCGGTGGCGAAAAAGGAAGTGGAAAAGCCGGTCATCAAGGCCATCCCTTATATCCCGCCTGCGGCAAAACCGCCGGTGGTGGAAAAACCTGCGGTGAAGAAAGTGGTGGATGCTCCGCCGCCCGCCAAGAAGGAACCGGTGAAGGCTTCCGCAGCGACACATGTGGTGCAATCTGGGGACACGCTTTATCGCATCGCCACCAGGCATGGTATTTCCGTGGCGGCCCTCCAGGCTGCGAACAAAAACGCGAAGGCCGAATCCCTCAAGATCGGCATGAAGCTGAACATTCCGCGCAAGTAG
- a CDS encoding FtsW/RodA/SpoVE family cell cycle protein translates to MAKRSVLLLLLMVALLTGLGITMLASTSYHTREGGGEDYVTLWRQCTWVGVSIVACVVMALVDYNVWFRWRWWLLGVASFGLLLCYEWYLAQALGYKPMIAARVNGAARWIGQGSVRVQPSEFAKLVLIVAMAGWFASHENLERTLKHGLILPGLILGGVVGLIGGEVDLGNGSVAAAVGVGIMFVAGTRGRYLGVIIGAALAALWAGIKLAPNRFERVMIIFDLEKHKETLGLQQWISKLAFGSGGLEGRGLGEGRMKLSYLPEAHTDFIFPMVGEELGFWGVTATVMVFILMTFAGMCIASYAPNRFGKLLGFGLTFLLALEALLNMGVTTALLPNKGLPLPFVSYGGSSLLAAMMAVGVLVNIHRQGVHLTWDQLPVIRRKRRWTPQL, encoded by the coding sequence ATGGCCAAACGTTCCGTTCTACTTCTGCTGCTGATGGTCGCCCTGCTGACAGGGCTGGGGATCACGATGCTGGCCAGCACCAGTTATCACACCCGTGAGGGTGGGGGGGAGGACTATGTGACGCTGTGGCGGCAGTGCACCTGGGTGGGGGTTTCCATTGTTGCCTGCGTCGTGATGGCTCTGGTGGATTACAACGTCTGGTTTCGCTGGCGCTGGTGGCTGCTGGGGGTGGCCTCCTTTGGCCTGCTGCTGTGTTATGAATGGTATCTGGCGCAGGCGCTGGGGTATAAGCCGATGATCGCCGCCCGTGTGAACGGGGCCGCGCGCTGGATCGGCCAGGGCAGCGTGAGGGTGCAGCCATCAGAATTTGCCAAACTGGTGCTGATCGTGGCCATGGCGGGCTGGTTTGCCAGTCATGAAAACCTGGAGCGGACGCTCAAGCACGGGCTGATCCTGCCGGGGTTGATCCTGGGCGGAGTGGTGGGGCTGATCGGCGGGGAGGTGGATCTGGGCAACGGGTCCGTGGCGGCTGCCGTGGGTGTGGGAATCATGTTCGTGGCGGGCACGCGTGGGCGTTATTTAGGCGTAATCATCGGCGCGGCACTGGCGGCGCTGTGGGCGGGGATCAAGCTGGCACCGAACCGGTTTGAGCGGGTGATGATCATTTTTGACCTGGAAAAGCACAAGGAAACGCTGGGCCTGCAGCAGTGGATTTCAAAGCTGGCGTTTGGCTCCGGGGGGCTGGAGGGGCGTGGATTGGGAGAGGGGCGGATGAAGCTTTCCTACCTGCCAGAAGCCCATACGGACTTCATTTTCCCCATGGTGGGGGAGGAACTGGGCTTCTGGGGAGTGACGGCGACGGTGATGGTTTTCATCCTGATGACCTTTGCCGGGATGTGCATCGCCTCCTATGCCCCGAATCGCTTTGGCAAGCTGCTGGGATTTGGGCTGACTTTTCTTTTGGCCTTAGAAGCGCTCTTGAACATGGGCGTAACCACTGCTTTGCTGCCCAACAAGGGACTGCCACTCCCCTTCGTCTCGTACGGAGGGTCGAGCCTCCTGGCCGCCATGATGGCGGTGGGGGTCCTGGTTAACATTCACCGCCAGGGCGTCCATCTGACCTGGGATCAGCTCCCCGTGATCCGCAGAAAGCGCCGCTGGACACCCCAGCTTTGA
- the murG gene encoding undecaprenyldiphospho-muramoylpentapeptide beta-N-acetylglucosaminyltransferase, with protein MKSKSKKSIHVLIACGGTGGHLFPGIAVGEVLSARGHEVTLLISEKKIDSIAASGHKDLHFEKMPFLAMPKPWSPKMIGFLAGLWKGMAQCRKIIRDKDVSVVLGMGGFTSFAPLYAGKKEKCHTLIHESNAIPGKANKLNARYASTVLCGLEACKEFFPQHTDVRVVGTPVRSAMRTASKEDPYEFFKLDKTKKTLLIMGGSQGARGVNRVVGMTLEQFEKMGIQVLHIAGPTDYEEVRDVYAKNPLLPQHVAAFCHRMDLAYRVADLAIARSGASSMSELAYFGVPSLLIPYPSAADDHQTRNAEVFSKEGAARLLTEKELNADVLADAVRDILMNPKKADEMKRAANKMAVRNAAEKIAELIVKEG; from the coding sequence GTGAAATCCAAATCCAAAAAGTCCATCCATGTGCTCATTGCCTGCGGTGGCACCGGTGGCCACCTTTTTCCCGGCATTGCCGTCGGTGAAGTCCTTTCCGCACGCGGTCACGAGGTGACGCTGCTCATCAGCGAGAAGAAGATCGATTCCATCGCCGCATCGGGGCATAAGGACCTACATTTTGAAAAAATGCCCTTTTTGGCGATGCCGAAGCCTTGGTCACCGAAGATGATCGGCTTCCTGGCCGGTCTCTGGAAGGGCATGGCGCAGTGCCGCAAAATCATCCGGGACAAAGACGTCAGCGTGGTGCTGGGCATGGGTGGTTTCACCTCCTTCGCCCCGCTGTATGCGGGTAAAAAGGAAAAGTGCCATACCCTCATTCACGAAAGCAATGCCATCCCCGGCAAGGCGAACAAGCTGAATGCCCGCTATGCCAGCACCGTCCTCTGCGGCCTGGAAGCGTGTAAAGAATTCTTTCCCCAACACACAGATGTACGCGTGGTGGGCACACCGGTCCGCAGTGCCATGCGCACAGCTTCAAAAGAGGATCCGTATGAGTTCTTCAAGCTGGACAAGACCAAGAAGACCCTGCTCATCATGGGCGGCAGCCAGGGGGCGCGTGGGGTCAACCGTGTCGTGGGCATGACCTTGGAGCAGTTTGAAAAAATGGGGATCCAGGTCCTGCACATCGCCGGTCCGACGGACTATGAAGAGGTACGGGATGTGTATGCGAAGAATCCGCTGCTGCCCCAGCACGTGGCCGCTTTCTGCCATCGCATGGACCTAGCCTATCGCGTGGCGGACCTCGCCATCGCCCGCAGCGGTGCCTCCTCCATGTCTGAACTGGCCTACTTCGGTGTCCCCAGCCTGCTGATTCCCTATCCCTCCGCGGCCGATGATCACCAGACCCGCAATGCGGAAGTCTTCTCCAAGGAAGGTGCTGCCCGTCTCCTCACTGAAAAAGAGCTGAATGCCGATGTACTGGCCGATGCCGTGCGCGACATCCTGATGAACCCCAAGAAGGCCGATGAGATGAAGCGCGCTGCGAATAAAATGGCCGTCCGCAACGCTGCAGAGAAGATCGCTGAGCTGATTGTGAAGGAGGGGTAA
- a CDS encoding Y-family DNA polymerase: MTPVPNPGSAAPLRWLFVDLNSYFASVEQQLRPELRGRPVIVVPVMSDHTCAIAASYQAKKFGVKTGTNVGDAKRMCPGLAVVEASHGRYVDFHHKIIDEIERHYPVQVIGSIDEMGCLLDRKRAPEEVAVALARRIKRGLLDHVGEVITCSVGIATNRYLAKVASDLTKPDGLEVVRVEDLPGRLAHLKLTDLPGIGRNMEPRLHEAKIHTFLDLWQATPRELHRVWGGVGGDRFWHQLHGGDLDDVPVQNRSIGHSHVLSPEFRQPPEAAIVSKRLLLKAASRLRRMGYRATQLSLSVRAESTLRGEAHQRFLPVSDSFALTKTLNVLWPEAMDQIGWSRVKKIGVTLHGLEANSAPQQMDLFPELGSPIIADVERRDKLSKIMDDLNQEYGRDSIALGFAPDSVKSFSGTKIAFTRIPERQEFKE; encoded by the coding sequence ATGACTCCTGTGCCGAATCCTGGTTCCGCTGCGCCTTTGCGCTGGTTGTTCGTGGATTTGAACAGTTACTTTGCCAGTGTGGAGCAGCAGTTGAGGCCGGAGTTGCGGGGGAGGCCGGTGATTGTGGTGCCGGTGATGTCTGACCACACCTGTGCCATCGCGGCCAGTTATCAGGCGAAGAAATTTGGGGTGAAAACGGGGACGAATGTGGGGGATGCAAAGCGCATGTGCCCGGGGCTGGCGGTGGTGGAGGCCAGTCATGGCAGGTATGTGGACTTTCATCACAAGATCATTGACGAAATTGAGCGGCATTATCCTGTGCAGGTCATCGGCTCCATTGATGAAATGGGCTGTCTGCTGGATCGTAAAAGAGCCCCGGAGGAGGTGGCGGTGGCCTTGGCCAGGCGGATCAAACGTGGCTTGCTGGATCATGTGGGGGAAGTGATCACCTGCTCCGTAGGGATCGCGACCAACCGTTATCTGGCCAAGGTGGCCAGCGACCTGACGAAGCCGGACGGTTTGGAAGTGGTGCGTGTGGAGGATCTGCCAGGGAGGCTGGCGCATCTAAAACTAACGGATTTACCCGGCATTGGGCGGAACATGGAGCCGAGGCTGCATGAGGCTAAAATTCATACGTTTTTAGACTTATGGCAGGCTACTCCCAGGGAGCTGCACAGGGTCTGGGGAGGTGTGGGTGGCGACCGCTTTTGGCATCAGTTGCATGGCGGGGATCTAGACGATGTGCCGGTGCAGAATCGCAGCATCGGCCACAGCCATGTTTTATCGCCCGAATTCCGCCAGCCACCGGAGGCGGCCATTGTCTCCAAGCGACTGCTTTTAAAGGCGGCCAGCCGCCTGCGGCGAATGGGCTACCGGGCGACGCAGCTTTCCCTCAGTGTGCGGGCGGAAAGTACGCTGCGGGGAGAGGCTCATCAGCGTTTTTTGCCTGTGTCGGACAGCTTTGCACTGACCAAAACACTGAATGTGCTGTGGCCGGAAGCGATGGACCAGATTGGCTGGAGCCGGGTGAAAAAAATCGGAGTGACACTCCACGGCCTGGAGGCTAACAGCGCACCGCAGCAAATGGATCTTTTTCCCGAACTGGGCAGCCCCATCATTGCGGATGTGGAGCGGCGGGACAAGCTGTCGAAGATCATGGATGATCTGAACCAGGAATATGGCCGGGACAGCATTGCTCTGGGATTTGCGCCGGATTCGGTGAAGTCCTTTTCAGGCACGAAGATCGCCTTTACCCGCATCCCGGAGCGGCAGGAATTCAAGGAGTGA
- a CDS encoding SGNH/GDSL hydrolase family protein yields MKTILCFGDSNTWGYDPEGMKAPFPRRHPLEVRWTGVLARELGVGYRVIEEGQNGRTTVHEDPLNICRKGKDYLPACLESHKPIDLVILMLGTNDLKTMFNMPPGEIAAGAGVLARMILGSNAGPADGPPKLLLVCPPPVGDLSHLPDIAARMADGTARSAKFPHYYAALATALNCAYLNSQDIVKPSALDGLHLEAEEHLKLGRALADKVRELGDLRFEI; encoded by the coding sequence ATGAAAACGATCCTCTGCTTTGGCGATTCGAATACCTGGGGTTATGACCCGGAGGGAATGAAGGCTCCGTTTCCCCGCCGCCATCCCCTGGAAGTACGCTGGACAGGAGTGCTGGCGCGTGAACTGGGGGTGGGTTACCGGGTGATCGAGGAAGGCCAGAATGGCCGCACGACGGTGCATGAAGACCCTCTAAACATCTGCCGGAAGGGTAAGGACTACCTGCCCGCCTGCCTGGAAAGTCACAAGCCCATTGACCTGGTGATCCTCATGCTGGGCACGAATGATCTAAAGACGATGTTCAATATGCCGCCGGGAGAGATCGCCGCAGGTGCCGGTGTGCTGGCACGGATGATCCTGGGGAGCAATGCCGGTCCTGCCGACGGACCGCCGAAGCTGCTGCTCGTCTGCCCGCCGCCCGTGGGGGATCTTTCCCACCTGCCGGACATCGCCGCGCGCATGGCTGACGGAACCGCCCGCAGTGCGAAGTTTCCGCATTATTACGCGGCTTTGGCCACTGCCTTGAACTGCGCTTATCTCAACAGCCAGGACATCGTGAAACCCAGTGCCCTGGACGGTCTCCATTTGGAGGCGGAGGAACATCTGAAGCTGGGACGAGCGCTGGCGGATAAGGTGCGGGAGCTTGGAGATTTGAGATTTGAGATTTGA
- a CDS encoding four helix bundle protein, translated as MQNLKFQIGNLKSLPKHGLMTYQSFEDLPVWQEAIRLAEMCEDFLDQSGSEIRRGKQDQLDRCSLSVSNNIAEGFERGSTKELLAFIYIARGSAGEVRSMLRFFQRRPRLKAWAGLMSRIAESSESCSRQLRAWADSLQNSDIQGQRHLNKESRSHYEKRKAAQEGQRKLEEMERKILERMPDGTPFKEAMRRKGKI; from the coding sequence ATGCAAAATCTGAAATTTCAAATTGGAAATCTCAAATCCCTGCCAAAGCATGGTCTCATGACTTACCAATCTTTCGAGGATCTGCCGGTATGGCAGGAGGCCATTCGGCTGGCTGAGATGTGCGAAGATTTTCTGGACCAGTCCGGCAGCGAGATCCGGAGGGGAAAGCAAGACCAGCTTGATCGTTGTTCCCTTTCGGTGAGCAACAATATTGCGGAGGGATTTGAACGGGGAAGTACCAAGGAACTTCTTGCATTCATTTACATTGCCCGGGGTTCTGCGGGAGAGGTTCGAAGCATGTTGAGATTCTTTCAGAGAAGGCCCCGTCTGAAAGCCTGGGCAGGGCTGATGAGCCGTATTGCGGAGTCTTCGGAATCTTGTTCGCGTCAGCTACGGGCATGGGCAGATTCTCTGCAGAATTCGGATATTCAGGGCCAGCGTCATCTCAACAAAGAGAGCCGTAGCCACTATGAAAAACGCAAAGCGGCCCAAGAGGGGCAAAGAAAGCTCGAAGAGATGGAACGCAAGATCTTGGAGAGAATGCCCGACGGCACGCCCTTCAAAGAAGCCATGAGAAGAAAAGGGAAGATCTAG
- the argA gene encoding amino-acid N-acetyltransferase gives MQRQRCLPLQSAAFARNYPVPETDPTKPAARFEDLRGILRYVPQFRQRVFVIAIDGALMHQPGFASLLQDVAVLQSLNIEVVLIFGARAQVRYLAGLRGVTLSSDDGMGRTDAATMEVAVDAITRQTSALMADLTALEMPVAVSNALAVHPTGVIDGIDFEFTGRIERVDTETLQVLLKADIIPVLPPLGYDSRGTSLRLNSDAVAVEVAIALRAAKVIFVSEAGLSTPDGARLAQLSVADAREIYRRKDPRHDINLLSKLRYAALACEEGVPRVHIVDGSQDEALLSELFSNEGVGTMIHADDYQQIRPAHSSDIPALLSLMQQSMDDAALVPRTREEIQARIQDFFVLEVDENPIGSVAVHSYEEDGQKIAELACLFVRRSHKNRGHGQKLVAYAEEIARQRGCETLVALSTQAFRFFEEKMGFQVTTPSSLPTPRREKYDKSGRNSKVLRKALR, from the coding sequence ATGCAGCGCCAACGTTGCCTGCCCTTGCAGAGCGCCGCGTTTGCGCGAAACTATCCGGTGCCAGAGACTGACCCTACCAAACCCGCCGCCCGCTTCGAAGACCTTCGTGGCATCCTTCGTTATGTACCCCAGTTTCGGCAGCGCGTTTTTGTCATCGCCATTGACGGTGCCCTCATGCACCAGCCTGGTTTTGCCAGCCTGCTTCAGGACGTCGCCGTCTTGCAGTCGCTGAACATTGAGGTCGTCCTGATCTTCGGCGCTCGTGCCCAGGTACGATACCTGGCAGGCCTGCGCGGCGTGACGCTGAGCAGTGACGACGGCATGGGCCGGACGGATGCCGCCACCATGGAGGTGGCGGTGGATGCCATCACCCGCCAGACCAGCGCCCTCATGGCGGACCTCACTGCCCTGGAAATGCCCGTGGCGGTTTCCAATGCCCTCGCCGTGCACCCCACCGGTGTCATTGACGGCATCGATTTCGAATTCACCGGCCGCATTGAGCGCGTGGATACGGAAACCCTGCAGGTTTTGCTAAAAGCAGACATCATTCCCGTACTCCCGCCATTGGGCTATGACAGCCGCGGCACCAGCCTGCGGCTGAATTCGGATGCCGTGGCCGTGGAGGTGGCCATCGCCCTGCGGGCAGCCAAGGTCATCTTTGTTTCCGAAGCCGGCCTGAGCACCCCCGATGGTGCCCGCCTAGCCCAGCTTTCCGTCGCCGATGCGCGCGAAATTTACCGCCGCAAAGATCCCCGGCACGACATCAACCTGCTCTCCAAACTGCGTTACGCCGCCCTGGCCTGTGAAGAAGGCGTGCCGCGTGTCCACATCGTCGATGGCAGCCAGGATGAGGCGCTGCTTTCGGAGCTTTTCAGCAATGAAGGCGTCGGCACCATGATCCATGCGGATGATTACCAGCAAATCCGTCCGGCCCACAGCTCGGACATTCCCGCTCTGCTTTCACTGATGCAGCAGTCCATGGACGATGCCGCCCTCGTCCCCCGCACACGGGAGGAGATCCAGGCCCGCATCCAGGACTTCTTCGTCCTGGAAGTGGATGAAAACCCCATCGGCTCTGTAGCTGTGCACAGCTATGAAGAAGACGGTCAAAAGATCGCCGAACTCGCCTGCCTGTTTGTCCGCCGCAGTCACAAAAACCGTGGCCACGGCCAGAAGCTCGTCGCCTATGCCGAGGAAATCGCCCGCCAGCGCGGCTGCGAAACCCTCGTCGCACTCAGCACCCAGGCCTTTCGCTTCTTCGAAGAAAAAATGGGCTTTCAAGTCACCACCCCCAGCTCCCTTCCCACGCCCCGGCGCGAGAAATATGACAAAAGCGGCCGGAATTCCAAAGTGCTGAGAAAAGCACTGAGGTAA
- a CDS encoding alkaline phosphatase family protein: MSRTAILNVVGLTRRLIGEHTPNIRAFVERNRLALIEPVLPAVTCTAQATYVTGKAPRDHGVVANGWYDRDYAEHRFWKQPEQLIQGEKLWDRLRKQDSDFTCAKVFWWFNMHSTADYAITPRPLYLSDGGKVFDIHTQPMGLRDRIKKDLGPFPFMNFWGPASGIESTKWIAASAKWIEEKHWPSLSLVYLPHLDYNLQRVGLNMPLIAEDLRQVDEVVGDLIKFYERRQIQVILLSEYGITDVDQPVHLNRIFRQHHWLSIKDELGTETLDQGGSRAFAIADHQLAHIYVNDPSILNEVRAVLEQTPGVQQVLGKVEKHYAGLNHERSGDLVAVADAKSWFTYYYWQDDAKAPEFARCVDIHRKCGYDPVELFLDPKIPFPKLKIGLKLAKKMLGFRMKLDVIPLDATLVKGSHGRIPEDVEDWPVLIGALPALPRSSSLQATQVCDQLLAACLKKE, from the coding sequence ATGTCCCGCACTGCCATCCTCAACGTCGTAGGCCTGACGCGCCGCCTCATTGGCGAGCATACGCCGAACATCCGCGCCTTTGTGGAGCGCAACCGCCTAGCATTGATCGAGCCGGTGCTGCCAGCAGTCACCTGCACTGCACAGGCCACCTATGTCACAGGCAAAGCCCCGCGGGACCATGGCGTGGTGGCCAATGGCTGGTATGACCGCGACTATGCGGAGCACCGCTTTTGGAAACAGCCGGAGCAGCTCATCCAAGGAGAAAAGCTCTGGGACAGGCTCCGCAAGCAGGACAGTGACTTCACCTGCGCGAAGGTGTTTTGGTGGTTCAACATGCATTCCACAGCGGACTATGCCATCACGCCACGCCCTCTCTATCTCTCCGATGGTGGCAAGGTTTTTGATATCCACACGCAGCCGATGGGCCTGCGGGACCGCATCAAAAAAGATCTGGGACCGTTTCCCTTCATGAACTTCTGGGGTCCGGCCTCCGGCATCGAATCCACGAAATGGATCGCCGCGAGTGCGAAGTGGATCGAGGAAAAACACTGGCCGTCCCTGAGCCTCGTTTACCTGCCGCATCTGGATTATAACCTCCAGCGTGTGGGCCTGAACATGCCGCTCATTGCCGAGGATCTGCGTCAGGTGGATGAGGTAGTGGGAGATCTGATCAAATTTTACGAACGCAGGCAGATCCAGGTCATTTTGCTCTCTGAATACGGCATCACGGATGTGGACCAGCCAGTGCATCTGAACCGCATTTTTCGTCAGCATCATTGGTTATCCATCAAAGATGAACTGGGCACGGAGACCCTCGACCAGGGCGGCAGCCGCGCCTTCGCCATCGCGGATCATCAACTGGCGCATATCTACGTGAACGACCCTTCCATCTTGAACGAAGTGCGGGCCGTCCTGGAGCAAACCCCCGGTGTGCAGCAGGTATTGGGCAAGGTGGAAAAACACTACGCCGGGCTGAATCATGAGCGCAGCGGCGACCTTGTGGCAGTCGCGGATGCTAAAAGCTGGTTCACCTATTATTACTGGCAGGACGATGCCAAGGCACCCGAATTCGCCCGCTGCGTGGATATTCATCGCAAATGCGGTTATGACCCGGTGGAGCTTTTTCTGGACCCGAAGATCCCCTTTCCCAAGCTGAAGATCGGCCTCAAGCTCGCCAAAAAAATGCTTGGTTTCCGCATGAAGCTGGATGTCATCCCGCTGGATGCCACGCTGGTCAAAGGCAGCCATGGACGCATTCCTGAGGATGTGGAGGACTGGCCCGTGCTCATCGGTGCTTTGCCTGCCCTGCCCCGCTCCTCATCATTGCAGGCCACACAGGTGTGCGACCAATTGCTGGCAGCATGCCTAAAGAAGGAATAG